GCTCGGCCACAGGCCCACACCGCCCTCGCCGACGAACCCGTCGGGCTCCGGCGGAGCGGATCCCAACCGGCGCAGTACCTCGCCTCCCCAGAGCAAGCTGGACTCGGCAGTACCGAGGTCGAACCGCGCGAGCGTGGCGGCGCACTCGTCCGGGGTCATGTCGAGGCCGCAGGAACGGAAGAGGTCGGCGAGAGTCTCGGGCCCGGTCGCAGAGCGAAGCCCCTCGTACCGCACCTCCACGTAACGATCGGTCAGCT
This genomic window from Actinomycetota bacterium contains:
- a CDS encoding DUF433 domain-containing protein; its protein translation is MAFERITTDPARMRGLPCIRGTRITVSAILGQLAAGRSVDGSLLAAGQSARPQAHTALADEPVGLRRSGSQPAQYLASPEQAGLGSTEVEPRERGGALVRGHVEAAGTEEVGESLGPGRRAKPLVPHLHVTIGQL